From Topomyia yanbarensis strain Yona2022 chromosome 1, ASM3024719v1, whole genome shotgun sequence, one genomic window encodes:
- the LOC131696244 gene encoding hemiasterlin resistant protein 1-like, whose protein sequence is MVQPASHSAVAAPMVAPNQAFGLIAQIAATAGSVAIGSIGNTGGHALIGMFSGSDSQEAASLGQAAPVSGEANTPAGPCSWESKQISCTQGQVECDSEQLPNLEVHIYSVHVIHFP, encoded by the coding sequence atggtccagcctgcgtCACACTCGGCTGTCGCTGCACCAATGGTAGCTCCCAACCAGGCCTTTGGATTAATTGCTCAAATCGCAGCTACTGCTGGTAGTGTAGCGATTGGCTCCATCGGTAACACCGGTGGACATGCCCTCATCGGAATGTTCAGCGGTTCCGATTCACAAGAGGCAGCCTCGCTAGGACAGGCTGCCCCGGTATCGGGTGAGgcaaacactccggcaggaccatgctcgtgggagAGCAAGCAAATATCTTGTACCCAAGGCCAGGTCGAGTgtgattcggaacaattaccaaATTTAGAAGTCCATATATATAGCGTTCACGTGATACATTTTCCTTGA